The following proteins come from a genomic window of Corallococcus sp. NCRR:
- a CDS encoding cation-translocating P-type ATPase, translating to MRVLVSVDRLPHGWEDARGLETEEVLARRARHGRNDVRGRPARSSLQSLREAASDPMLWFLVGTSALYFALGEHVNGGVMLLALVPLLGMDVFLHHRTQASTEGLRGRLAERATVSRDGQEVEVPAEDVVPGDLLRVEAGGTFPADGLVVRGQGLQAEESSLTGESLPVRKRPLERLPVGEEPAVDAMHWGFAGTRLLTGTAWVRVVFTGAETLYGSIIRSAGQEARARTPLQHAVAHLVAVLLGVAAALCVVLALVRLRQGFGWLDALLSATTLGVAALPEEFPVALTFFLGAGVYRLARRQALVRQAVSVENIGRVSCVCSDKTGTLTEGLLRVARLLPAPGTSPQALLSTAVLASREEGKDPLDVALLEAGARDLPELPAPMREATFPFTEERQRETAVVRQGPGTLLAAVKGAPERVLDLCALSPDARREWALRVDALAREGHKVIACASRTLDAAHWHGGEPDRGFDFVGLVGCEDPVRAGVEAAVRECRDAGLRTVMVTGDHPRTALAVARRLGLGGANPVVLTGEALEARLTDTGRVPPVDVVARALPAQKYALVKALRKQGEVVAATGDGVNDVPALQAADVGIAMGERGTRSAREASSIVLLNDDFGTLVRAIAEGRQLFSNLQRCFLYLLLIHIPLVGTAALVPLWGLPLLYLPIHIVWLELIIHPTAMLAFQAAARPGRLTPLRARPATRVFSWREWSLLTAVGVLMACGLVWAFARCLSEGHDLERARAVAMASLTLASATFAAVLTGLRTRTARWVCALSLGLSVLLIQVPSLAALVGLHPPGARDWGRVFAAVCAALVPLLVVGPHARVGLLRGHRWRIGRPTSAPEAS from the coding sequence ATGCGAGTCCTGGTTTCGGTCGACCGCCTGCCTCATGGCTGGGAAGACGCGCGAGGTCTGGAGACGGAGGAGGTGCTGGCGCGCCGCGCGCGCCATGGCCGCAACGACGTGCGAGGCCGGCCTGCCCGCTCCTCGCTCCAGAGCCTGCGCGAGGCCGCGAGCGACCCGATGCTCTGGTTCCTCGTGGGCACGAGCGCCCTCTACTTCGCCCTGGGCGAGCACGTGAATGGCGGGGTGATGCTGCTCGCCCTGGTGCCGCTGCTGGGCATGGACGTCTTCCTCCACCACCGGACCCAGGCCTCCACCGAAGGCCTGCGCGGACGCCTGGCCGAGCGTGCCACGGTGTCGCGCGACGGCCAGGAGGTGGAGGTCCCGGCGGAGGACGTGGTGCCAGGAGACCTCCTGCGCGTGGAGGCGGGCGGCACGTTCCCCGCGGACGGGCTGGTGGTGCGGGGGCAGGGCCTGCAGGCCGAGGAGTCCTCGCTCACCGGCGAATCGCTGCCCGTGCGCAAGCGGCCGCTGGAGCGCCTCCCGGTTGGCGAGGAGCCCGCGGTGGATGCGATGCATTGGGGGTTCGCGGGCACGCGGCTGCTCACCGGGACGGCCTGGGTGCGCGTCGTCTTCACCGGCGCGGAGACCTTGTACGGGAGCATCATCCGTTCGGCGGGCCAGGAGGCGCGCGCGCGGACGCCGCTCCAGCACGCGGTGGCGCACCTGGTGGCGGTGCTGTTGGGCGTGGCGGCGGCGCTCTGCGTGGTGCTGGCGCTCGTCCGCCTGCGCCAGGGGTTCGGGTGGCTGGACGCGCTCCTGAGCGCGACGACGCTCGGCGTCGCGGCGCTGCCCGAGGAGTTCCCGGTGGCCCTCACGTTCTTCCTGGGCGCGGGCGTCTACCGCCTGGCCCGGCGGCAGGCGCTGGTGCGGCAGGCGGTCTCGGTCGAGAACATCGGCCGCGTGAGCTGCGTGTGCTCGGACAAGACGGGCACGCTGACCGAGGGGCTCCTGCGGGTGGCCCGGCTGCTGCCAGCCCCCGGGACCTCGCCGCAGGCGCTGCTTTCGACGGCGGTGCTGGCCTCGCGGGAGGAGGGGAAGGATCCGCTGGACGTGGCGCTGCTGGAGGCGGGGGCGCGGGACCTGCCGGAGCTGCCCGCGCCCATGCGCGAGGCCACCTTCCCCTTCACCGAGGAGCGTCAGCGCGAGACGGCGGTGGTGCGGCAGGGGCCCGGGACGCTGCTCGCCGCGGTGAAGGGCGCGCCCGAGCGGGTGCTGGACCTGTGCGCGCTCTCCCCGGACGCCCGGCGGGAGTGGGCGCTTCGCGTGGACGCGCTCGCGCGCGAGGGGCACAAGGTCATTGCGTGCGCGAGCCGGACGCTGGACGCGGCGCACTGGCACGGCGGCGAGCCAGACCGGGGCTTCGACTTCGTGGGGCTCGTGGGGTGCGAGGACCCGGTGCGCGCGGGCGTGGAGGCGGCGGTGCGGGAGTGCCGCGACGCGGGGCTGCGCACGGTGATGGTGACGGGGGACCACCCCCGCACGGCGCTCGCGGTCGCCCGGCGGCTGGGGCTGGGGGGCGCAAACCCGGTGGTGCTCACGGGAGAGGCCCTGGAGGCGCGGCTGACCGACACCGGCCGGGTGCCGCCCGTGGACGTGGTGGCGCGCGCGCTGCCCGCCCAGAAGTACGCGCTGGTGAAGGCGCTGCGCAAGCAGGGCGAGGTGGTGGCCGCCACGGGGGACGGGGTGAACGACGTGCCGGCGCTCCAGGCCGCGGACGTGGGCATCGCCATGGGGGAGCGGGGGACCCGGAGCGCTCGCGAGGCGTCCTCCATCGTGCTGCTCAATGACGACTTCGGCACGCTGGTGCGCGCCATCGCGGAGGGCCGGCAGCTCTTCTCCAACCTCCAGCGCTGCTTCCTCTACCTGCTGCTCATCCACATCCCGCTGGTCGGCACGGCGGCGCTGGTGCCGCTCTGGGGACTGCCGCTCCTGTACCTGCCCATCCACATCGTGTGGCTGGAGCTCATCATCCACCCCACCGCGATGCTGGCCTTCCAGGCGGCCGCGCGGCCCGGGCGGCTCACCCCGCTGCGCGCGAGGCCCGCGACGCGCGTCTTCTCCTGGCGGGAGTGGTCCCTGCTCACGGCGGTGGGCGTGCTGATGGCGTGCGGGCTCGTCTGGGCCTTCGCGCGATGCCTGTCCGAGGGGCACGACCTCGAGCGCGCGCGGGCGGTGGCGATGGCCTCGCTCACGCTGGCGAGCGCCACCTTCGCGGCCGTGCTCACCGGTCTGCGGACCCGCACCGCGCGGTGGGTCTGCGCCCTGTCGCTGGGCCTCTCCGTCCTGCTCATCCAGGTGCCCTCGCTGGCCGCGCTCGTGGGGCTGCACCCGCCCGGTGCTCGCGACTGGGGCCGGGTGTTCGCCGCCGTGTGCGCCGCGCTGGTGCCCCTGCTCGTCGTGGGGCCGCACGCGCGAGTTGGTTTGCTCCGGGGCCACCGGTGGCGGATCGGCCGGCCCACGTCGGCCCCGGAGGCCTCATGA
- a CDS encoding flavodoxin domain-containing protein yields the protein MRILITHGSKLGGTREIADLLARVLRDEGFDTEATPADAVDDVSAYDAVIVGGGLYANRWHRKARRFVHRHVHALRERPVWFFSSGPLDDSASRERIPPTAQVQALMEQVGARGHETFGGRLEPDARGFIAHAMAREHAGDWRDPERIARWGRSVAVELRQAARPFEGLESASQESPR from the coding sequence ATGCGGATTCTCATCACCCATGGAAGCAAGCTGGGCGGGACCCGGGAGATCGCCGACCTGCTCGCCCGCGTCCTGCGGGACGAAGGCTTCGACACGGAGGCGACACCCGCGGACGCCGTCGACGACGTCTCCGCCTACGACGCCGTCATCGTCGGAGGCGGGCTCTACGCCAACCGCTGGCACCGCAAGGCCCGGCGCTTCGTGCATCGGCACGTCCATGCGCTGCGCGAGCGGCCCGTGTGGTTCTTCTCCAGCGGACCGCTCGACGACTCGGCGTCACGGGAGCGCATTCCGCCCACGGCCCAGGTCCAGGCCCTCATGGAGCAGGTCGGCGCGCGGGGCCACGAGACCTTCGGGGGGAGGCTGGAGCCCGACGCCCGGGGCTTCATCGCCCACGCCATGGCGCGCGAGCACGCGGGGGACTGGCGGGACCCCGAGCGCATCGCCCGATGGGGGCGGAGCGTGGCCGTGGAGCTGAGGCAGGCCGCGCGTCCCTTCGAGGGCCTCGAGTCCGCGAGCCAGGAGTCACCGCGCTGA